GACTCCGCGGGACGCGTGTCGCGCGTGGTCGTGCCGGTCGCAAGCGTGCGAGGTTCAAATGGTTGGAACAGCCTGCAGATTGCGGACATCACCGTCGATCCGCAGACGGGCAACTATGTGCTGCTGGCATCGAAGGAGCGGGCGATTGTTGCCATCACACCGACTGGCGGAGCGGTGTTCGCCCGTTCGCTTCCCGAACAGCACGAACAGCACGAACAGCCGGAAGGCCTCGCGGTGACCAAGGACGGATTGTTCCTGGTGAGTGATGAAGCCGTGAAAGGGCCCGCCCTCATCACGCTGTATCGGTGGCCGTAGATGTGCAAACGAAAGTCATCGACTCGCGTGACACTGGCCGTGGCGGCCTCGCTCCTGTGGCTGGGGCCACCAGCCCTGGCGCAAGAGCCGTGGAAGACACCACTCGCGGCATCGCGGCAGGCCGACAGCGTCACGGTCGCCGCAAGCGTCGACTATAGGGCGGGGGCGTTCTACCAATGGTTGGTGGGTAGCTCCAACCGCGTGCTGTGGGGCACCCCCATTCGGGTGCCCGTGCTCAACCTGGAGACGTATGCGGGTGGTCTGCGACTGACAAAGACCGGCGGTGGACTGCAGACCAAGTCCCTTCGATTCGAGTCGGCCGATGGCGCGGAGTACGTGTTCAGACTGTCCGACAAGACGGTCAACACCATGCCGGAGGTCTTGCGGCACACCGTGCTGGAGCACGTGCTGCAGGATCAGGTCAGCGCCATGCACCCGGCAGCGGCGGTGATGACCGCGCCGCTGGCCGCCGCCAGCGGCGTCCTGCATCCTACGGCCGTCCTCATGGTGCTTCCGGATGACTCGATGCTCGGCGAGTCGCGGGCGGAGTTCGCCGGGCGGCTCGGCATGCTGGAGCGGTTCCCCAATGTGCCCACGAAGGGGGCAGGGTTTGGCGGCGCAACATCCATTATCGACAGTGATTCCTTGCTGCGTCGGCTGAACCACGATGCCAGCGAGCAGGTGAATGCCCGTGAATTTCTGGCGGCGCGACTGTTGGACTTCCTGATCAACGACAACGATCGACACCCCGGCAACTGGAAATGGGCGCGAAGGGGTGACAGGCCCGATGAACCATGGGTGCCGATTGCCCGCGACCGTGACCACGCATTCGTATCATTCGGCGGCGTGATCATGCGGATGTCGCGATGGTGGTCGCCTCTGCTTGTCGAAATGAATGACACACCGAACGTCGCCGCACTGACCGCTCCCGGACTGATCGATGCGCGGTTGCTGGCCGGCCTTGACCGGTTCGTGTGGGATTCGGTGGTCAGCGCACTGCAGACGCGCATCACCGACGCGGTGGTCCACGACGCCGCCCTGGCGATGCCGGTGGAGTATCGGGCGGGCGCGCCACGACTGGAGGCCACGTTGCGGAAACGGCGTGACGCGCTCGCCGCCGCCGCCTCGCAGTTCTACCGCCTGCTGGCGGCGCGAGTGCAGGTGCAGGGCACTGATGCCGCCGATCACCTGATGGTCACGCGCGAGAGCGAGGCGTTCGTCACCGTGCGGCTGGCGTCGCAGGGCAGACCGAGCTTCTCCCGGCGATTCGATGCGCGCGACACTCGCGAGATCCTCGTGTACCTGCATGGTGGAGACGACACCGCGCTGGTCACGGGCCGGGTGCCCAACAGCATCCTCGTGCGCATCATCGGCGGCAACGGAACCAATCGCCTGCTCGATTCGTCGACGGTCGCGGGAGAGACACACCCGACGCACCTCTACGACGCGGGACGAATCAGCGGGATATCGTATGGGCCGGATACCATGTTCAATCGGCGACCGTACGAAACGGAAGGCGGTGTGTTGGTTCCGCACCAACCCGATAACGGCAGCAGCCTGCGGCCGCGCGTAGGTCTCAGTGAACACCGCGGTCTGGGCCTCACACCGTCCGTGCAGTTCGTCCGATACCGCTATGGGTTCGATCGTCGCCCGTATGCCACGATGGTGAAGGTCGGCGCGGAGTACGCGATGCGGTTTGGTGGCGCGCGCCTGTCCATGGCCGTCGACCAACGGCGAGAGGCATCCCCGCTCCATTTCCTCGCGTTCGGCCAGGTGTCCGACATCCAGATGATCAACTTCAACGGGATGGGGAATGCGACCATCGACTCGGGAAGCCGGAGTGCGCTGACCGCCATCCATCAGAGACAGTCCACGTTCCGTCCGGCGATTGCTTTGGCGCTGGGGTCGAAATGGGACGTGTCATTGGGCCCGGTGATCCAGTACTCGAACACCGATGCGGCACGGAGCCCATATGTGGCGGCCACCGCGGCCTATGGCATTGGTCGGTTCTCTCAGGCCGGCGCGCAGCTCGAGACCCGCTTTGAATGGCGCTCGCTTCCCGATAAGGCGGAACATACGCATCATCAGGTGCTGCTGGTGTTCGATGGAACGGTCACGCCAGCCATGCTCGATGTGCGTTCGGCGTACAGTGCCGTCGGCGTCACGATGGGAACATCGGTGACGCTGCCGATCCCGCTGCAGCCGCTCTTCGTTGTGCGTGCCGGCAGCAGGAAGCTCTTCGGCGACTTCCCGTTCTACGAGGCCGCGACCATTGGTGGGGGCGGCACGACGCGCTACATGGATCCGCAGCGCTATGCCGGCGACGCGGCCGTGTACGCCACCTCCGAGCTTCGCATCCCGCTGGCACACTTCAATTTCCTGCTGCCCATACGCATGGGCGCGCTGGGGCTCGCCGAGGCTGGTCGTGTGTACGACGACGGCCGTTCGCCCGGTGGCTGGCATACCCGCGTGGGTGCCGGGGTGTGGTTCGGGCGCGGGTATGCATCACCCGTTGTGACCCTTGCCAGCACGACCGAACCAGGGCACCGCGGGCCGTCACTCAGATTCGGACTCAATTTCTAGCCTCATCATCGCTCCGGAGTGCGCGTCCGGCGGGCAGTACCCGAAACACTCTCAGGAATTTCATGCGACGTCTTCATCTCATTACATCCGTTCCGGCGCTTGGCGCCGTGTTGTCGTGTGCCAGCGCCGTCGAGCTCACCCCGCCACCCGCGGCATCACCGGCCTGGGCAGTCGCAGCCAGCGGCGCGGCCGTCATGATTGGCGTCGGGGACATCGCCAGCTGTTCGTTGCGAACGGGTGAAGCCACGGCGCATCTGGTGGATAGCGTGTTGCGCGCGGACAGCATCGCCAAGGTGCCGGATGTTGCGTTTACGCTTGGCGACAATGTCTATGAGTCCGGCACGGAAGCGGAGTTCGCCAATTGCTTCACGCCCACATGGGGTGATCCCAACAAGCGGATCATGCGAAATATTCGGACAACCCCCGGCAACCATGAGTATTACAGCTCCGGCGCCGCACCATACTTCAAGTATTTCGGCAAAGCCGCGGGCAACGACATTTCAGGCTACTACAGCTACGATGTCGGGACATGGCATGTGCTGGCGCTCAACAGCGAAATCATTGTGAACCCGTCGTTCAACGATGCGGCCAGAGCGGCCCAGATGGCGTGGGTGGAGAAGGACCTCAAGGCCAGCAAGGCCACGTGCACGGTGGCCTATTGGCACAATCCGCGCTTCAGCTCGGGATGGCACGGGAGCAATCGCAAGTTCATTCCGCTCTGGCAGCTGCTGATTGACCACAACGTCGAGCTCGTGCTCAACGGCCATGATCACGACTATGAGCGATTCCGCCCCATGACCCCGGAGGGCGTCGTGGATACGCTCAAGGGCCTGACCCAGATTGTTGCCGGCACGGGCGGTGGTGAGTTTCGAAACTTCAACGCGCCTGTGCCCAACAGTGTCGCACGGATTGCCGGACGTCCCGGGGTGCTGCTCCTCGTGCTCGGCGGTGCGGAGTACCGGTCCGCATTCCTCGAAGTCGGCGGCCGGATCTGGGATGCCAGCGGCGGGAAGTGCCACTGACCGGTTGGGGACTGCGCCTGCTGCTCAACGTCAGCGCGTCAGAACCACTGTCCTATGCGCACGAACCACAGGTCGCCGCCCTCGGAATTGAAGCCTCGCTGGATCAGCACATTGAATGCCCCAGCGCGAACCTCGCCGCCGATACGACCACCGCGTATGAGCTGGCCGTACGCGGTGCCCGCGTGTGGCCGCAGGAAGCCGGCTCCGCTGCCCATTGAGCCCGCGGAAATCTCGCCAAGCGCGCGGATCGGACCGACAATAATGCGCGCCAGCGAGAGACCGACCATGGCCTCCTGTTCGGCGCGCAATTCAGTGGTGCGCAGTCCGCCAAAGCCGTCGTAGCCACCCAGAAAGAACTGCTCCTGAAGCGGTGCACGACGTGACCAGCTCACCCGGGCCTTGGGAACGATACGAAACGCCCCCAATCGCCAGACCATGTTGCTTTCGGCATGGAGTCGCAGAAAGCGGGTGTTCGCTTCGCCCTCAACAATGGTCCGCGTGTCGGCCGCATGCGCACCATCGGCGAGGAGCACATGCAGTCCCACGGCGTTCACCGCGGTCTCCTGCGCCACGCGCCACCACCGTGCGGTTGGTGCCACGTCCACCCGGAATCCTCCGCGAAGCCGGCGACTCACGCCCATGGCGATCGACAGCTCGCGGGTCCCGATCACATCGCGTTCGCTGTTGTCGGAATACAGCAGGATGTCCTCCGACACCGCACGAACATTGGCGATGAGGGGCACGACATTCGCG
The Gemmatimonadaceae bacterium genome window above contains:
- a CDS encoding metallophosphoesterase; amino-acid sequence: MRRLHLITSVPALGAVLSCASAVELTPPPAASPAWAVAASGAAVMIGVGDIASCSLRTGEATAHLVDSVLRADSIAKVPDVAFTLGDNVYESGTEAEFANCFTPTWGDPNKRIMRNIRTTPGNHEYYSSGAAPYFKYFGKAAGNDISGYYSYDVGTWHVLALNSEIIVNPSFNDAARAAQMAWVEKDLKASKATCTVAYWHNPRFSSGWHGSNRKFIPLWQLLIDHNVELVLNGHDHDYERFRPMTPEGVVDTLKGLTQIVAGTGGGEFRNFNAPVPNSVARIAGRPGVLLLVLGGAEYRSAFLEVGGRIWDASGGKCH